A segment of the Natrinema sp. SYSU A 869 genome:
ATTGATCCCAAGCAGGATGTTCCCGGCGGTGATCCAGCTCCAGCTCGGCGCAAAGATGAGGATCACCGGGATTGGCAGTGCGGTGAGCCAGCCGAGCACGAGCACCGGCTTGCGGCCGTACTCCTCGCCCCATTTACCCGCGTAGAGGTTGAGAAGCGCCTTGACGAAGCCGAACGAGACGACGAACGAGCCGATGACGAAAACGACTCGACCCCGAGCACATCTTCGCCGAGGACGGGGACGACGGTCCGCTCTGACCCGATCGTCAGCCCCGTCGCGAACACCAGCAGGACGTGCAGTGAGAACTGTCCGAGGTGCTCGCGAATGCCCTGTTTCAAGTTAGCTTGCCCACTCATTGATTACTCGGCCGCACAGCGGTTAGGGCCCAGTTCGAGCTCGGACAGTTCTTCGTCGGGGACGTCCTCCTGCCCGACGTTCGTACGCTTGACGCGCTCGAAGTTCGGTGGATGGTCCGGGATGTCCGAGGCGAGCGTCTCGATGAACTCCTCGCGGTCACGCCCGAGGTCCTCGTTTCGTTCTTTGACGTCACCGAGTGTCGCAATCACCGGTGGCTCGGGTGATCCGGGGTCGTGTGCCGGGAGGACGACCGCATCGTCTGGACGGTCCAGCAGGCGCTGGAGGCTCTCGTAGAGCGTCGCGGCGTTGGCTTCGATGTCGGACTCTTCGATACCGGCTTCGACGCCGAGTTCGACGCGGCCGACGCTCTCGTGGAAGAGCGTATCGCCCGTGATGAGCGCCTCGCCGTCGACGTCGAACGAGACGCTGCCATCGCTGTGTCCCGGCGTGTGGATGACCTCGACGTCGACGGTCCCGACTTCGATCCGCTGTCCGTCTTCAGTCGGAGTCGCGTCGATAGCGAGCGCATCCTTCGGATGGAGGGTGTATGGAACGTCGTGACGCTCGGCGAGTTCCGCACCACCGGAGACGTGGTCAGCGTGTGCGTGCGTGTCGAAGACACCGATGAGGTCGGCGTCGTGCTCGTCGAGGATTGCATCGTACTCGTCGAGGTAGTGGGAGGGATCGAACACGGCGGCTTCGCCGTCGGAGATCAGGACGTGCGAGAGACAGCCCTTCCCGGGACGGGCGACCTGAACGAGCGTTCCGTCGAGGTCGGTCGGGACGGGGGCGCTCCGGTGAACGCGACTCCACCCGTTCATGCCGTCGGTGAGCGTCCTGGCGTTGTAGCCCATCTCTCGAAGAAGATCTGTTGCTGTCTGCGAAATGATCCCCGCAGCACAGACAGTGGCGATCTCTTTCACGTCCGGAAGGTCTTCGAAGGCATCCGTCGCCGTCTCCGGGTCGGCGGACAGTTCGTCGTAGACGTCGACGTTGGTGCTGTCGGGAATGTGCCACTCCTCGTAGTCGTCCCGGTGGCGGATATCGAGCACGAGTACGTCTTCGTCGTCGCGTAACCGATCACTGAGTTCGGTCGGACTGATTTCCGTCATCGATGTTTGTTCGTATGGACGGGACCGGAATAGCAGTGGTGCGGGACATGACCGGCACCGTTAATGAGAACGAGCCCAAACAATGGTGTATGAGTCTGTACGAGGCCTCGTTCCGATTGAAGCACGAGTGTCCCTACCGGGAGATCTCGGAACGCTATCCGGTCCTCACTATTCGAGAGTGGTACCTGAGCGACTGTCAGGTGCTCGAGATCACCTCCGCGGAGGCACCGACCGATGACCTGCTCGAGGAGGTCAACGGGATCGGAACAGTCCTCCACAAGTCGATCGATGATTCGGGACTCCATGTCGTCACCCAATCCTGCCTCTGTTCGCTCGAGGAGTCTATCTTGGAGCGGTTCGAGGCGCACAATTGTCTCTACCAGCCCCCGACGATTCACCGTCAGGGCTGGGAGCATTATACGGTGATTGCGTTCGACGAAAGCGACGTTCGGGCGCTGGTTCAGGATCTCGAGGCGGATCGGAATATCGAACTGCTTTCCAAGACCGCGATCACGGAGCAACAAATCCCGCATAGCATGTTGGCGCCGGTCGATCGACTCTTCGAGGACCTTACCGACCGCCAACTGGCAGCGTTACAGTTGGCACTGGAGAACGGATACTACGAACAGCCGCGGCAGACGTCGCTTCGAGAACTGGCCTCGCAGACGTCGGTGGCCCGCTCGACCTACGAGGAACACCTCCGGAAGGCGGAGAACAAGTTCCTGACGAACGCTGGCACGTATCTGCGATTGGTGATGTCGGGGTCGGCAGCGAATCCGCTGCAAGCGGGTCGGTCGGGAACGTCCGAACAGAGCGCTGACTGATCGCTCGTCGAACACTCGGCTGTGTTTCGTTCACCACGTGTGGCACACAGCTTCATACTGTTTGTGAACCTACAATCCTCGATGGATCGAATCGAGCTCGTCTACACGTTCGGGATGGACGATACAGAACTCGAGGACCACCTCGAACGTACTGACACTGGTGCCCTCGCACTCGCAGCCGACAGCGCCGCGTACGCGTTTCCCATCGCTCACTACTACGAGGACGAGACGCTGTACGTCCGCTTGTCGACCGACGGATCGAGTACGAAGTGTCGTGCCTCGACGATACTGATTCCACTCAACGAGGAGGGCATCTTCTCGGAGTCTCGCCAGTGACCGTCACTGCTGTCGAGCGGTGTGTTCGGTGAAAGACAGCTCGACGGGTGGCCGCGTCCACTGGATCAATGACATATTTGTGTGCGCTGTTCGAACACGACGTATGGACGACCGCTCGACCGAGTACTACGGTGCCGTCGACCGATGAACGGGTACTATCTCCGATATCTCCAGGTTCTCCTTCGGTTCTTCCCGCTCGCGATTGCGTTCTTCAGAGATCGGCGGCGGTTTCTGCTGTTCGGACCGACTCGACAGGTTTCGATCGACGTCCACCGGCACCGTGCCGAACGACTCACCGAGACGATGCTCGAGCTCGGGCCGGCGTTCATCAAGGCCGGTCAGGTGCTGTCGACGCGGCCTGATATCGTCCCGCCGACGTACGTCAAAGCGTTCGCGACGTTGCAGGACGAGGTCCCCGAGGGCGCGGGCGGGGATCCACTGACGGTCGTCGAATCGGAACTCGGTGACGACCTCGATCTTGACACGCTCGAGCCGGTCGCTGGGGGCTCGCTCGCGTTCGTCTACACCGTCGAGTACGAGGATGAACGGATCGCCCTGAAAGTCCAGCGGCCCGGGATCGCCGCGGTAATCGAGCGCGACCTGCAAGTTATTAGGGGTCTTGTGCCGCTGCTCTTGACGTTCGCCGACGAACGACAGCGGTATTCAATCGAGAATCTCGCTGACGACTTCGAGGAGATCATTCTCGAGGAGCTGGATTTCGAGCGGGAGGCGGCGATCATGGCGGAGATCGAGGACAACTTCGCGGACGACGACCGGATCGTCGTCCCGACCGCGTACGCCGCGCTCTGTTCGGGCCGTATTATCGCGATGGAGCACGTCGATGGCCGGAAAATTACCGACGAGCGCGCCCTCGCCGACGTCGGAATCGGACGCACCGAGATGGCGACGGTGATCGCCCGCACGTACCTGAAAATGGGGCTCGTCGACGGCGTCTTCCACGCGGATCCACACCCTGGCAATCTCGCGGTGACCGACGACGGTCGGCTCGTCATTTACGATTACGGGATGAGCCAGCGCCTCTCGCAGCAGGAACAAGACGACATCACGAGCCTCTACCGTGCCCTCGTCCGCCGTGACGTCGACGGTCTGCTGAACACGCTTATCGCACTCGAGGTCCTCGACACGTCGGTCGATCGGGCCGCCGTTCGACGGGTCCTCGAGTTGGTAATCGAGAACCTCGAGGGGCAGTCCGATATCTCCTGGCGGGAGATCATCACGGAACTCTTCTCGACGCTTCACGAGTTCCCGTTTCGCATTCCGCCGAACGTTATGTTGCTCATGCGAGTCGGCACGGTCAGCGAGGGCGTCTGCCGGACCCTCGACCCTGAGTTCGACTTCATCGCCGTCACGCGTTCATTTCTCGTCGAGCAGGGCGTCATCGAGAGCGAGATCAAAGCGCTCCTCGAGGACGTTCGGAACGACCTCCGGGCATCGGCACCCGTACTGGCGCGTGCCCCGGCGCGGTTCGATACCGTCTTCGGCCAACTCGAGCGGGGCGAACTCGTCGTCAGGACC
Coding sequences within it:
- a CDS encoding MBL fold metallo-hydrolase → MTEISPTELSDRLRDDEDVLVLDIRHRDDYEEWHIPDSTNVDVYDELSADPETATDAFEDLPDVKEIATVCAAGIISQTATDLLREMGYNARTLTDGMNGWSRVHRSAPVPTDLDGTLVQVARPGKGCLSHVLISDGEAAVFDPSHYLDEYDAILDEHDADLIGVFDTHAHADHVSGGAELAERHDVPYTLHPKDALAIDATPTEDGQRIEVGTVDVEVIHTPGHSDGSVSFDVDGEALITGDTLFHESVGRVELGVEAGIEESDIEANAATLYESLQRLLDRPDDAVVLPAHDPGSPEPPVIATLGDVKERNEDLGRDREEFIETLASDIPDHPPNFERVKRTNVGQEDVPDEELSELELGPNRCAAE
- a CDS encoding helix-turn-helix domain-containing protein, whose protein sequence is MSLYEASFRLKHECPYREISERYPVLTIREWYLSDCQVLEITSAEAPTDDLLEEVNGIGTVLHKSIDDSGLHVVTQSCLCSLEESILERFEAHNCLYQPPTIHRQGWEHYTVIAFDESDVRALVQDLEADRNIELLSKTAITEQQIPHSMLAPVDRLFEDLTDRQLAALQLALENGYYEQPRQTSLRELASQTSVARSTYEEHLRKAENKFLTNAGTYLRLVMSGSAANPLQAGRSGTSEQSAD
- a CDS encoding pyridoxamine 5'-phosphate oxidase family protein; this translates as MDRIELVYTFGMDDTELEDHLERTDTGALALAADSAAYAFPIAHYYEDETLYVRLSTDGSSTKCRASTILIPLNEEGIFSESRQ
- a CDS encoding AarF/UbiB family protein, whose product is MNGYYLRYLQVLLRFFPLAIAFFRDRRRFLLFGPTRQVSIDVHRHRAERLTETMLELGPAFIKAGQVLSTRPDIVPPTYVKAFATLQDEVPEGAGGDPLTVVESELGDDLDLDTLEPVAGGSLAFVYTVEYEDERIALKVQRPGIAAVIERDLQVIRGLVPLLLTFADERQRYSIENLADDFEEIILEELDFEREAAIMAEIEDNFADDDRIVVPTAYAALCSGRIIAMEHVDGRKITDERALADVGIGRTEMATVIARTYLKMGLVDGVFHADPHPGNLAVTDDGRLVIYDYGMSQRLSQQEQDDITSLYRALVRRDVDGLLNTLIALEVLDTSVDRAAVRRVLELVIENLEGQSDISWREIITELFSTLHEFPFRIPPNVMLLMRVGTVSEGVCRTLDPEFDFIAVTRSFLVEQGVIESEIKALLEDVRNDLRASAPVLARAPARFDTVFGQLERGELVVRTDPIESTSGGDPGIGYAIIAGALIVATAVLTFHEQPLEIVSAALAVAFLGRYALR